The Lepeophtheirus salmonis chromosome 6, UVic_Lsal_1.4, whole genome shotgun sequence DNA window atcttaatatgtTTGTTAAGAAGTTGGAGGTTGCGttactctaaatattataaacttacgTTATTTCACACGTGAttgaaagagagaaggaaagaaagataGGCAGAGATAAAGAACAGAAGAAAATGGGAAAACGATGATGATCCATTGAATACTGAAAACATCATTATCTAAGTAATAACTGACATTTCTCTTTAGCAGCAGCATAGTTTTTTGTGGGTACTGTCCTCTTACTAACGTATGTATGACTTTGATTGGCCTGTATACTGCTAGTAAGTGTTGTATTTGAGGGAgacatttatttactttttcaggTTATTCCAGTCCACGCTTTTTCTAACATCATGGTTCACACAGAAGACACTACAACGAGTGACACACAGACAACTAGTaaagcaaaaaagaagaaactctATGCAGAGGAGGATATTTCGAAACTCCGAGTCATGGCTTCGGACTCATTTTCCATCCCAACAAAATACCTCATGTCCGTCGCTGCTGCATCCATTGCGGAATTCGTTACTTATCCCTTAGATTTGACGAAAACGAGgtcaattagtaattaattttaacaaatattcaaattggaTGTCATTTGATAATGCGTGATGTTTTATCTTTGTGTAGTGGGCTTATATCgagcaataattaaatatactcaAACCTATAATACAATCTATTACAATAGTAGTCTTATATTCCGAGTAAAtgcaatattatattgattatatcgctaagagttttttttttgtttttttttattatagtaaatgATGTTTGTCCAATCCAAAcgtcatataatataattaatttttgttttacttttatgtCTTTAGGCTCCAGTTGCAAGGAGAAATTACTACAGGctctcaaaaacaatttcgatATCGGGGGATGTTAGCTACTGCTATTGGAGTTGTGAAGGAAGAAGGGTATGTCAATTAACATGtctcaatacaaaaacaagtagaaatgtttttctcaaaattaagtcggtattacatttgtattgaaataattgtaaagttGATTTTAAAGGACCCAATTcgatttcataaatcaaatgaaggttttaaactataattaagaTTCTTGTATATCTCAGCTTGTTCCAgaagtttgaatacaaatataattgaccgagatatgtttataaaatattgggatgtataatatgatataaaaatattttggacatttcttgatttttttcacaattgtTTTTGTGGTAACTCACCACATCTTCGCTaagattcaaatatatgtagaataaatgatatcatcatTACTTTGTAACCATTAAGACAGTTATTTTATTACGTGagtaatgtaaatatatacatatttttctgtGTCTTTCTGAAATGATGCTAGTTATGATGAAAACtcaatgttaaatatttatttttgttcattttttacttaaaataatatacaatttttattaattacaactttactttttttaatatacaaggATAGACTAGTACTgtcttacttatttatttatttttaataaattcttttacAATCTGATAGATAAGTAATGTTGAGAATTTAAACTTatatgattgaaaatatattgtcgTATCATTTTTAGGGTACTTATGTTATGGCGGGGAATAAGTCCAGCTTTATTGAGACACGCTATATATACCggtaatattttgtaattgataAAGTTGATATTCGCTTGTATAATATcaattactttttgtattaaatttattagatgTACTCATTATTTCTTTACAGGTATTCGTATGTCAGCATACGAGGAGGTACGGTCCAATTTacaaaagaaagacaaaaacgGTTTTCCATTATGGAAAAAAGTGATTGCTGGAATGACTGCGGGGGGATTAGGTCAACTTGTTGCTTCTCCGACGGATCTTGTCAAAACACAAATACAGATGGAAGGTAGAAGAAGACTTCAAGGATATGAGCCTAGAGTACATGGAATGGTAGATGCCTTCAAGTAGGAATTTTATCTCTCTAATATATTagctatattatttatgttcagtttcactttaaaaatttattaagccGTTGCAAATAGGATTCCATGGAAAAGAGTTTGTTCTTGAACAATGTAAGTGAGTATAAAATTGATTCAAACAAgctattttgaaagaaaaaaatagttctcGCCCTTCACAATcgcataatttatattatttaagtttagcatggttatgtttttataatgttcTAATTAGACATGGGCGGATATCAAAATATGCTCCGATccgatatttgaaaaatgatcagATGCACCCGTATACCAGAAAacattagttttgttttatttcagtTGGTTTGTTTCGTTTGCATCTTACTTAATCTCTTattgtttaatggtttatttgaTTCGAAAATGCTGAATCGAGAgacatattttagttattaagTACGGATTCATCAATTTGATCCCTGTCCTGTAATGTTAACaagattacaattttttaaaaaaagaacgatTTTTAtggtaatgaataaatattctctGTGTTTagccatataatactagaaacctagTATTATATGGCTTAAGCATTCTCTtgctacaaaaattgattttttttaaatttcatccttttttctggtaatattatataaaatattcgaGCAAATATCAAGATTCATACAACGGGAATGCTTAAGGAAATGCTTAAGCACTATttagaattcattttttttatccttatgtagtaactttataattttccaaacaaaattatCAAGTGAAGTgctataataagaataaaaaaggggGAATTATGCTTGTTAAAGGAGTGCGTAAGAACTTGAGTGAGCCCAACTTATTAATTGTCTCGGATACCAATACAATGTAGAAATTGGATATTTTGTtccatttatcaatttttcgaTTGCGATCGTATATATATGCCCACATTTTTCTTCTGATACAACATTCTAAATGAACGTTGCTTGACATAAAACGTTTATACCATGTCTCTAAAATGACTTCCATACATTTACAGAAAACTTCCATTCCATGCTTAGTCTTAACTTGTACTTtgtgtcaatataaaatgatttcaagACCATTTATAAAACAACCATCGGAGAAATACGATttctaaacataaaaataaaccaaattttgaATCAAGATCTGATTTTAGCACATGCTTTTCAGTTATAGTTTACTCTCATTAGCTGAAACATTGTGCAGGAACTGTATAAGGGCCATTTTATGGAATAGGTATTTCAAAGACTTgaaagtttattatatataccatAGCTTGTATGCTTAtgcttattttttacttaacaaTATCTTCCCGTGGTATTTTTAATtgggatatttatttaatcataataatggAAATATTGGCTAAAGTCAtgcttcaaaatatgaatttacaaacaatttttttttccttatttataacTTCATTTGTATGATATCATTGTAATAACAAAATGAAGATTTCCATAGTCATAGATTTCTTATTAAATGgcacttataatttattcattcaacCCATGCCATTCATGTTGACTCCATCAAGGTCTAGTTAATAAGAACAAtgagtataatttttaattattttaatgctaCCATACAATTTCACatttattcaaatcaattataatcttctactatttattattttcagaaaaattattgcTCAAGCAGGGGTTTTGGGCCTCTGGCGTGGATGTTGGCCAAATGTTCAAAGAGCAGCTCTTGTCAACCTTGGTGATTTATCTACTTACGACTCTGTGAAGTCTGCCATATTAAGAAATACGAATCTTAAAGATAACTCTTTCACTCATTGTCTCTCGTCGGCTTGTGCTGGGTAAGAATGGAAGAGTTTCAATAATTGATTTGctgtatgttttaatatattttagtttggtTGGTGCAACCATGGGTACACCAGCAGATGTTGTAAAAGCGAGGATAATGAATCAAACTACCTCACCTGACGGTAAAGGACTCGTctacaaaaattcaattgattGCATTAGACAAACGAttcaaaatgaaggattttttgctcTTTATAAAGGATTTTTACCTTGTTGGTTAAGGATGGCTCCTTGGTCCTTGACCTTTTGGCTTTCATTTGAACAAATCAGATATAATTTTGGAGCTAAATCTTGGTGATATTCTTTCATACGTAGTTAAATATAGCAGGATATTATGTCGTGATTCGATTAA harbors:
- the LOC121119704 gene encoding mitochondrial uncoupling protein 4; protein product: MVHTEDTTTSDTQTTSKAKKKKLYAEEDISKLRVMASDSFSIPTKYLMSVAAASIAEFVTYPLDLTKTRLQLQGEITTGSQKQFRYRGMLATAIGVVKEEGVLMLWRGISPALLRHAIYTGIRMSAYEEVRSNLQKKDKNGFPLWKKVIAGMTAGGLGQLVASPTDLVKTQIQMEGRRRLQGYEPRVHGMVDAFKKIIAQAGVLGLWRGCWPNVQRAALVNLGDLSTYDSVKSAILRNTNLKDNSFTHCLSSACAGLVGATMGTPADVVKARIMNQTTSPDGKGLVYKNSIDCIRQTIQNEGFFALYKGFLPCWLRMAPWSLTFWLSFEQIRYNFGAKSW